The proteins below come from a single Saimiri boliviensis isolate mSaiBol1 chromosome 16, mSaiBol1.pri, whole genome shotgun sequence genomic window:
- the ABHD13 gene encoding protein ABHD13 isoform X1, which translates to MCNMQYNVHFFLFFETQFRCVAQAGVQWHDLSSLQPRLLSSNDSHTSAFLEAGITGYIQKTTMEKSWMLWNFIERWLIALASWSWALCRISLLPLIVTFHLHGGIILLLLILISIAGILYKFQDVLLYFPEQPSSSRLYVPMPTGIPHENIFIRTKDGIRLNLILIRYTGDNSPYSPTIIYFHGNAGNIGHRLPNALLMLVNLKVNLLLVDYRGYGKSEGEASEEGLYLDSEAVLDYVMTRPDLDKTKIFLFGRSLGGAVAIHLASENSHRISAIMVENTFLSIPHMASTLFSFFPMRYLPLWCYKNKFLSYRKISQCRMPSLFISGLSDQLIPPVMMKQLYELSPSRTKRLAIFPDGTHNDTWQCQGYFTALEQFIKEVVKSHSPEEMAKTSSNVTII; encoded by the exons ATGTGCAATATGCAATACAAtgtacacttttttttattttttgagacacagtttcgctgtgtcgcccaggctggagtgcagtggcatgatctcagctcgctgcaacctcgaCTCCTGAGTTCCaatgattctcatacctcagccttcctagaagctgggatcacag gatACATACAGAAAACTACAATGGAAAAGTCCTGGATGCTGTGGAACTTTATTGAAAGATGGCTAATAGCCTTGGCTTCATGGTCTTGGGCTCTCTGCCGTATTTCTCTTTTACCTTTAATAGTGACTTTTCATCTGCATGGAGGCATTATCTTACTTTTGTTAATACTCATATCAATCGCAGGTATTCTGTATAAATTCCAGGATGTGTTGCTGTATTTTCCGGAACAGCCATCGTCTTCACGTCTTTATGTCCCCATGCCCACTGGCATCCCACATGAAAACATCTTCATCAGAACCAAAGATGGAATACGTCTAAACCTTATTTTGATACGATACACGGGAGACAATTCACCCTATTCCCcaactataatttattttcacgGGAATGCAGGCAACATAGGTCACAGGTTGCCAAATGCACTACTTATGTTGGTTAACCTCAAAGTTAACCTTTTGCTGGTTGATTATCGAGGATACGGaaaaagtgaaggagaagcaagtgaAGAAGGACTCTACTTAGATTCTGAAGCTGTGTTAGACTATGTGATGACTAGACCTGACcttgataaaacaaaaatttttctttttggccgTTCCTTGGGTGGAGCAGTAGCTATTCATTTGGCTTCTGAAAATTCACATAGGATTTCAGCCATTATGGTGGAGAACACATTTTTAAGCATACCACATATGGCCAgcactttattttcattctttccaaTGCGTTACCTTCCTTTATGgtgctacaaaaataaatttttgtcctACAGAAAAATCTCTCAGTGCAGAATGCCTTCTCTTTTCATCTCTGGACTCTCAGATCAATTAATTCCACCAGTCATGATGAAACAACTTTATGAACTCTCCCCATCTCGGACTAAGAGATTAGCCATTTTTCCAGATGGGACTCACAATGATACATGGCAGTGCCAAGGCTATTTCACTGCACTTGAACAATTCATCAAAGAAGTCGTAAAGAGCCATTCTCCTGAAGAAATGGCAAAAACTTCATCTAATGTAACAATTATATGA
- the ABHD13 gene encoding protein ABHD13 isoform X2, with protein MCNMQYNVHFFLFFETQFRCVAQAGVQWHDLSSLQPRLLSSNDSHTSAFLEAGITGAYMRAQERISRDQNIFEWKYIHRPGNRDYWIHTENYNGKVLDAVELY; from the exons ATGTGCAATATGCAATACAAtgtacacttttttttattttttgagacacagtttcgctgtgtcgcccaggctggagtgcagtggcatgatctcagctcgctgcaacctcgaCTCCTGAGTTCCaatgattctcatacctcagccttcctagaagctgggatcacag GTGCCTATATGAGAGCACAGGAGAGGATTAGTAGAGACCAG AACATCTTTGAATGGAAGTACATACACAGACCAGGGAACAGAGATTATTG gatACATACAGAAAACTACAATGGAAAAGTCCTGGATGCTGTGGAACTTTATTGA
- the LIG4 gene encoding DNA ligase 4, with the protein MAASQTSQTVASHVPFADLCSTLERIQKTKGRAEKIRYFREFLDSWRKFHDALHKNQKDVTDSFYPAMRLILPQLERERMAYGIKETMLAKLYIELLNLPRDGKDALKLLNYRTPTGTHGDAGDFAMIAYFVLKPRCLQKGSLTIQQVNDLLDSVASNNSAKRKDLVKKSLLQLITQSSALEQKWLIRMIIKDLKLGVSQQTIFSVFHNDAAELHNVTTDLEKVCRQLHDPSVGLSDISITLFSAFKPMLAAIADIEHIEKDMRHQTFYIETKLDGERMQMHKDGDVYKYFSRNGYNYTDQFGASPAEGSLTPFIHNAFQTDTQICILDGEMMAYNPNTQTFMQKGIKFDIKRMVEDSDLQTCYCVFDVLMVNNKKLGHETLRKRSEILSSIFTPIPGRIEIVQKTQAHTKDEVIDALNEAIDKREEGIMIKYPLSIYKPDKRGEGWLKIKPEYVSGLMDELDIIIVGGYWGKGSRGGMMSHFLCAVAEKPPPGKKPSVFHTLSRVGSGYTMKELYDLGLKLAKYWRPFHKKTPPSSILCGSEKPEVYIEPCNSVIVQIKAAEIVPSDMYKTGCTLRFPRIEKIRDDKEWHECMTLDDLEQLRGKACGKLASKHLYIGGDDGPPEKKRKAPPKIKKVIGIIEHLKAPNLTNVNKISNIFEDVEFCVMSGTDSQPKPDLENRIAEFGGYIVQNPGPDTYCVIAGSENIRVKNIILSDKHDVVKPAWLLECFKTKSFVPWQPCFMIHMCPSTKEHFAREYDCYGDSYFVDTDLNQLKEVFSGIKNSNEQTPEEMASVIADLEHRYSWDRSPLSIFRRHTIYLDLYAVINDLSTKTEGTRLAVKALELRFHGGTVVSCLAEGVSHVIIGEDHSRVADFKAFRRTFKRKFKILKDSWITDSIDKYELQEESQYLI; encoded by the coding sequence ATGGCTGCCTCACAAACTTCGCAAACTGTTGCATCTCACGTTCCTTTTGCAGATTTGTGTTCAACTTTAGAACGAATACAGAAAACTAAAGGACGTGCAGAAAAAATCAGATACTTTAGGGAATTTTTAGATTCTTGGAGAAAATTTCATGATGctcttcataagaaccaaaaagaTGTCACAGACTCTTTTTATCCAGCAATGAGGCTAATTCTTCCTCagctagaaagagagagaatggccTATGGCATTAAAGAAACTATGCTTGCTAAGCTTTATATTGAATTGCTTAATTTACCTAGAGATGGAAAAGATGCCCTCAAACTTTTAAACTACAGAACACCCACTGGAACTCACGGAGATGCTGGAGACTTTGCAATGATTGCATATTTTGTGTTGAAGCCAAGATGTTTACAGAAAGGAAGTTTAACCATACAGCAAGTAAATGACCTTTTAGACTCAGTTGCCAGCAATAATTCTGCTAAAAGAAAAGACCTAGTAAAAAAGAGTCTTCTTCAACTTATAACTCAGAGTTCGGCACTTGAGCAAAAGTGGCTTATTCGGATGATCATAAAGGATTTAAAGCTTGGTGTTAGTCAGCAAactatcttttctgtttttcataatgatGCTGCTGAGTTGCATAATGTCACTACAGATCTGGAAAAAGTCTGTAGGCAACTGCATGATCCTTCTGTAGGACTCAGTGATATTTCTATcactttattttctgcctttaaaCCAATGCTAGCTGCTATTGCAGATATTGAGCACATCGAGAAGGATATGAGACATCAGACTTTCTACATAGAAACCAAGCTAGATGGTGAACGTATGCAAATGCACAAAGATGGGGATGTGTATAAATACTTCTCCCGAAATGGATATAACTATACTGATCAGTTTGGTGCTTCTCCTGCTGAAGGTTCTCTTACCCCATTCATTCATAATGCATTCCAAACAGATACACAAATCTGTATTCTTGATGGTGAGATGATGGCCTATAATCCTAATACACAGACTTTCATGCAAAAGGGAATTAAGTTTGATATTAAAAGAATGGTAGAAGATTCTGATCTGCAGACTTGTTATTGTGTTTTTGATGTATTGATGGTTAATAATAAAAAGCTAGGGCATGAGACTCTGAGAAAGAGGTCTGAGATTCTTAGTAGTATTTTTACACCAATTCCAGGTAGAATAGAAATAGTGCAGAAAACACAAGCTCATACTAAGGATGAAGTCATTGATGCATTGAATGAAGCAATAgataaaagagaagaaggaatCATGATAAAATATCCTCTGTCCATCTACAAGCCAGACAAAAGAGGTGAAGGGTGGTTAAAAATTAAACCAGAATATGTTAGTGGACTAATGGATGAATTGGACATTATAATTGTTGGAGGATATTGGGGTAAAGGATCACGGGGTGGAATGATGTCTCATTTTTTGTGTGCAGTAGCAGAGAAGCCCCCTCCTGGTAAAAAGCCATCTGTGTTTCATACTCTCTCTCGTGTTGGCTCTGGTTATACCATGAAAGAACTGTATGATCTGGGTTTGAAATTGGCCAAGTACTGGAGGCCTTTTCATAAAAAAACTCCACCAAGTAGCATTTTATGTGGATCAGAGAAGCCAGAAGTGTACATTGAACCTTGTAATTCTGTCATTGTTCAGATTAAGGCAGCAGAGATAGTACCCAGTGACATGTATAAAACTGGTTGTACCTTGCGTTTTCCACGAATTGAGAAGATAAGAGATGACAAAGAGTGGCATGAGTGCATGACACTGGATGACCTAGAACAGCTTAGGGGAAAAGCATGTGGAAAGCTTGCATCTAAACACCTTTATATAGGTGGTGATGATGGACCACCAGAAAAAAAGCGGAAAGCTCCCCCAAAGATAAAGAAAGTCATTGGaattattgagcacttaaaagCACCTAACCTTACTAATGTAAACaaaatttctaatatatttgAAGATGTGGAGTTTTGTGTTATGAGTGGAACAGATAGCCAGCCAAAACCTGACCTGGAGAACAGAATTGCAGAATTTGGTGGTTATATAGTACAAAACCCAGGCCCAGACACATATTGTGTAATTGCAGGGTCTGAGAACATCAGagtgaaaaacataattttgtcAGATAAACATGATGTTGTCAAGCCTGCATGGCTTTTAGAATGTTTTAAGACCAAAAGCTTTGTGCCATGGCAGCCTTGCTTTATGATTCATATGTGCCCATCAACCAAAGAACATTTCGCCCGTGAATATGATTGCTATGGTGATAGTTATTTTGTTGATACAGACTTGAACCAACTGAAGGAAGTATTCTCAGGAATTAAGAATTCTAACGAGCAGACTCCTGAAGAAATGGCTTCTGTGATTGCTGATTTAGAACATCGGTATTCCTGGGATCGCTCTCCTCTCAGTATATTTCGACGCCACACCATTTATTTGGACTTGTATGCTGTTATTAATGACCTGAGTACCAAAACTGAGGGGACAAGATTAGCTGTTAAAGCTTTGGAGCTTCGATTTCATGGAGGAACAGTAGTTTCTTGTTTAGCTGAGGGAGTGTCTCATGTAATCATTGGTGAAGATCATAGTCGTGTTGCAGATtttaaagcttttagaagaacttTTAAGAGAAAGTTTAAAATCCTAAAAGACAGTTGGATAACTGATTCAATAGACAAGTATGAACTACAAGAAGAAAGCCAATATTTGATTTAA